The following are encoded together in the Microbacterium hatanonis genome:
- a CDS encoding DUF4350 domain-containing protein — protein MTHTTETARVAARPNRLRRALLGWAAIVAAAVALALVGTVLAGDGWAERDALDPESAGPAGTRALARLLVDQGIDVRVTRDRASALAELDGGATLVLPDAPALSDEAITELASAADEVVMLEPRSRTLRLLLPGAQLAGSAGTDELAPACDLAVAERAGGVVGGSLMTPGDGVTGCYPSGDGFALLVGETGPTTVTSLDGRAMFANDVLAEAGNAALALGIVGAHPRVVWYVPSLADSDVSTAAPTLGELTPRWVTPALVLLLLAAVAAGFWRGRRFGPLVVENLPVMVRASETTAGRARLYARAHDPGHALDQLRLGALERLARTLGLAVTARPDTVVDAVAARLGSDRASVRSILIDTIPRSDSDLVESAARLRDLEARVHAAVRPERNTR, from the coding sequence GTGACGCACACGACCGAGACCGCCCGCGTCGCCGCGCGACCGAACCGCCTCCGACGCGCACTCCTCGGGTGGGCGGCCATCGTCGCGGCGGCCGTGGCCCTCGCCCTGGTCGGCACGGTGCTGGCCGGCGACGGGTGGGCCGAGCGCGACGCCCTCGATCCGGAATCCGCCGGTCCGGCGGGAACCCGCGCGCTGGCCCGCCTCCTCGTCGACCAGGGCATCGACGTGCGCGTCACCCGCGATCGCGCCTCGGCGCTGGCCGAGCTCGACGGCGGGGCCACGCTCGTTCTGCCCGACGCCCCTGCGCTCTCGGACGAGGCCATCACCGAGCTCGCGTCGGCGGCCGACGAGGTCGTCATGCTCGAACCTCGCAGCAGAACGCTCCGCCTGCTCCTCCCCGGCGCGCAGCTGGCGGGATCGGCCGGCACCGACGAACTCGCCCCCGCGTGCGACCTCGCCGTGGCGGAACGCGCGGGAGGCGTCGTCGGCGGCTCGCTCATGACCCCGGGCGACGGCGTCACCGGCTGCTACCCGTCCGGCGACGGATTCGCCCTGCTCGTCGGCGAGACGGGGCCGACGACGGTCACGTCACTGGACGGTCGGGCGATGTTCGCCAACGACGTGCTCGCCGAGGCCGGCAACGCCGCCCTGGCCCTCGGGATCGTCGGAGCCCACCCCCGCGTCGTCTGGTACGTGCCCTCGCTCGCCGACTCCGACGTGTCCACCGCCGCACCCACACTCGGCGAGCTGACGCCCCGGTGGGTCACACCGGCACTGGTACTGCTCCTCCTCGCAGCCGTCGCTGCAGGATTCTGGCGCGGGCGCCGCTTCGGTCCGCTGGTGGTCGAGAACCTGCCCGTGATGGTGCGGGCCTCGGAGACGACCGCCGGACGCGCTCGACTGTACGCGCGCGCACACGATCCGGGGCACGCCCTCGACCAGCTGCGACTCGGTGCGCTCGAACGCCTCGCGCGCACGCTGGGCCTCGCCGTCACCGCGCGTCCTGACACCGTCGTCGACGCTGTCGCCGCACGCCTCGGCAGCGACCGCGCGTCAGTGCGCAGCATCCTCATCGACACCATCCCCCGTAGCGACAGCGACCTCGTCGAGTCGGCAGCACGTCTGCGCGACCTCGAGGCGCGCGTGCACGCCGCCGTTCGACCCGAAAGGAACACCCGATGA